A section of the Saccopteryx leptura isolate mSacLep1 chromosome 6, mSacLep1_pri_phased_curated, whole genome shotgun sequence genome encodes:
- the HAUS2 gene encoding HAUS augmin-like complex subunit 2 → MAAANPWDQASTPNAAGLLLGHFVTSGIVTQEMLNISKKSAPCFVNFSRLQQTTNIQAEINQKNLEIELLTLEKDTEDVVHPSFLTQKCDTLQSMNNHLEAVLKEKRSLRQRLLKPLCQKSLPVEAVYHRYLVHLLELAVTFIERLETHLETIGNIPHLDANLKKMSKALAKMDILLTETEELAENILKWREHQKEVSSCIPEILAEENIFRNMML, encoded by the exons ATGGCTGCGGCCAACCCTTGGGACCAGGCGTCTACTCCAAACGCTGCCGGGCTACTGCTGGGCCATTTCGTAACTTCGGGGATAGTAACTCAG GAGATGTTAAATATATCTAAGAAATCAGCTCCTTGCTTTGTGAACTTCtccaggctacagcagaccacaAATATTCAAGCTGAAATTAATCAG AAAAACCTGGAAATTGAACTTCTAACACTAGAAAAGGATACAGAAGATGTTGTTCATCCTTCTTTTTTGA CTCAAAAGTGTGATACTCTGCAAAGCATGAATAATCATTTGGAAGCAGTGCTAAAAGAGAAGAGGTCCCTTAGGCAAAGATTGTTGAAACCCCTGTGCCAGAAAAGCCTGCCTGTTGAAGCTGTTTATCACAG aTACCTGGTACATTTGCTGGAGTTAGCAGTGACTTTCATTGAGAGATTAGAAACCCATCTTGAAACAATTGGAAATATTCCTCACTTAGATGCAAATCTAAAGAAAATG AGCAAGGCTTTAGCCAAGATGGATATTTTgctgacagagacagaagaacTGGCAGAGAATATACTCAAGTGGCGAGAACACCAAAAGGAAGTTTCCTCTTGTATCCCTGAAATATTAGCTGAAGAAAATATCTTCAGAAACATGATGTTATAA